One segment of Haemorhous mexicanus isolate bHaeMex1 chromosome 33, bHaeMex1.pri, whole genome shotgun sequence DNA contains the following:
- the ENDOU gene encoding uridylate-specific endoribonuclease, which translates to MSFGEVGVQPARGALAAITPLPPPPAGPTNSRELRGAPALPTRSRHSRSASRGTMERWMLLLGAGIALGCASGHLYTAPDSCEGRCGEPFREEDECHCHPECEAEHNCCEDRERHCGPGGEGAEGGARAREGFSSSSGSISEQELLQLSEQLYGLDHNKARPSDIALNPQHLAGPDETGDKQDRSPQPLYKYVNEELFAKPTYASFIKLLDNYQRATGREEEVTAEELREQERFLEEVMNTELMRKLFVFLRGKSRYGSEQEFLQDLNQMWFGLYSRGDGERDSSGFEHVFSGEVKKGKVSGFHNWIRFYLLEKQGVVNYFSHNFNGPWDTYPDVLGLQFSWDGFYKEVGSAFIGCSPEFEFGLYTLCFLARPGRACHLSLGGHRLSVQTYPWTKATYGGGRRFIATAYVMSP; encoded by the exons ATGAGTTTTGGGGAAGTTGGGGTGCAGCCCGCCCGTGGAGCCCTCGCTGCCATCAcgcccctccctcccccccccgcgGGACCCACAAATAGCCGGGAGCTCCGGGGCGCTCCGGCACTCCCGACCCGGTCCCGGCACTCCCGGAGCGCCTCCCGAGGGACCATGGAGCGCTGGATGCTCCTGCTGGGGGCAGGGATCGCCCTGGGCTGCGCGTCCGGCC ATCTGTACACGGCCCCCGACTCGTGCGAGGGACGCTGCGGGGAGCCCTTCCGTGAGGAGGAcgagtgtcactgtcaccccgAGTGCGAGGCAGAGCACAACTGCTGCGAGGACCGCGAGAGGCACTGCGGGCCCG GTGGGGAAGGCGCCGAGGGCGGAGCTCGAGCCCGCG AGGGATTCTCCAGCAGCAGCGGTTCCATCtcggagcaggagctgctgcagctctcgGAGCAGCTCTACGGGCTGGATCACAACAAAGCCCGGCCCAGCGACATCGCCCTCAACCCGCAGCACCTGGCGGGCCCCGACGAGACCGGCGACAAGCAGGACCGGTCCCCGCAGCC GCTCTACAAGTACGTGAACGAGGAGCTCTTCGCCAAGCCCACCTACGCCAGCTTCATTAAGCTGCTGGATAATTACCAGAGGGCCacgggcagggaggaggaggtgacGGCCGAGGAGCTGCGCGAGCAGGAGCGTTTCCTCGAGGAGGTGATGAACACGGAGCTCATGAGGAAACTCTTTGTGTTCCTGCGGGGAAAAA GTCGCTACGGCTCCGAGCAGGAGTTCCTGCAGGATCTCAACCAGATGTGGTTCGGCCTCTACTCCCGAGGGGACGGGGAGCGCGATTCCAGCGGCTTCGAGCACGTGTTCTCAG GGGAggtgaaaaagggaaaagtgtCCGGATTTCACAACTGGATCCGCTTCTACCTGCTGGAGAAGCAGGGGGTCGTCAACTACTTCAGCCACAACTTCAACGGGCCG TGGGACACGTACCCCGACGTGCTGGGGCTCCAGTTCAGCTGGGACGGCTTCTACAAGGAGGTGGGCTCGGCCTTCATCGGCTGCAGCCCCGAGTTCGAGTTCGGCCTCTACACCCTCTGCTTCCTCGCGCGGCCCGGCCGGGC GTGCCACCTGAGCCTGGGCGGGCACCGCCTCAGCGTGCAGACCTACCCCTGGACCAAGGCCACCTACGGCGGCGGCAGGAGGTTCATCGCCACCGCCTACGTGATGTCACCCTGA